A genomic segment from Corylus avellana chromosome ca5, CavTom2PMs-1.0 encodes:
- the LOC132181423 gene encoding beta-amylase-like — protein sequence MQAQTPLTDNEKMLANYVPIHVMLPLGVVTVDNALEDKAGLEKQLKELRAAGVDGVMVDVWWGIVESQGPNQYDWTAYRSLFQLVEECGLKLQAIMSFHQCGGNVGDIVNIPLPQWVLDIGESDPDIFYTNRTGNRNKEYLSLGVDNQPLFYGRTAVEIYRDYMKSFRENMSDFLVDGLIIDIEVGLGPAGELRYPSYPQNQGWVFPGIGEFQCYDKYLKAEFKEAATSAGHPEWELPDNAGTYNDTPESTEFFGSNSTYLTEKGKFFLTWYSNTLLSHGDQILDEANRAFLGCKVKLAAKVSGIHWWYKADNHAAELTAGYYNLKDRDGYRPIARMLSRHHAMLNFTCLEMRDSEQSGDAKSGPQELVQQVLSGGWRENIEVAGENALSRYDRDGYNQILLNARPNGVSKEGQPNLRMYGVTYLRLSDDLLQKTNFNIFKTFVKKMHADQDYCPDPEKYSHHIGPLERSKPKISIEDLLEATEPMEPFPWDKETDMSVGGAIANLIDKIFSIFK from the exons ATGCAGGCTCAGACACCTCTCACTGACAATGAAAAGATGCTAGCAAACTATGTCCCAATCCATGTAATGCTACCa TTGGGAGTTGTTACAGTTGATAATGCCCTAGAGGACAAAGCAGGGCTTGAGAAGCAGCTCAAGGAGCTACGAGCAGCTGGTGTGGATGGGGTAATGGTAGATGTCTGGTGGGGGATCGTAGAATCCCAGGGGCCTAATCAGTATGATTGGACTGCTTATAGGAGCTTGTTTCAGCTAGTTGAAGAATGTGGATTGAAGTTACAAGCTATAATGTCATTCCACCAATGTGGAGGGAATGTAGGAGATATTGTTAACATCCCACTTCCCCAGTGGGTACTTGACATTGGAGAATCAGACCCTGATATCTTTTACACCAATCGCACAGGTAACAGGAACAAGGAGTACCTCAGTCTTGGTGTGGATAACCAGCCTCTCTTTTATGGACGAACTGCTGTTGAG ATATACAGAGACTACATGAAGAGCTTCAGAGAGAACATGTCAGATTTTTTAGTAGATGGACTCATAATAGACATTGAAGTGGGGCTTGGACCTGCAGGGGAACTAAGGTATCCCTCTTATCCACAAAATCAAGGATGGGTTTTTCCAGGCATCGGAGAATTTCAg TGCTACGACAAATATCTCAAGGCAGAGTTCAAAGAGGCTGCAACAAGTGCAGGCCATCCAGAGTGGGAATTGCCAGATAATGCAGGGACATACAATGACACACCTGAATCAACAGAGTTCTTTGGATCAAATAGTACATACCTCACTGAGAAAGGGAAGTTCTTCTTGACTTGGTACTCAAACACGTTACTGAGCCATGGTGACCAGATCCTGGATGAAGCAAATAGAGCTTTCCTGGGCTGCAAAGTCAAGTTAGCAGCCAAA GTTTCCGGAATCCACTGGTGGTATAAAGCTGATAATCATGCAGCAGAGCTTACTGCAGGATACTACAACTTGAAAGACAGAGATGGCTACCGACCTATAGCAAGGATGCTGTCTAGGCATCATGCCATGTTGAATTTCACTTGTCTTGAGATGAGGGACTCTGAACAAAGCGGTGACGCCAAAAGTGGACCTCAGGAACTTGTTCAGCAG GTATTGAGTGGAGGTTGGAGAGAGAACATTGAAGTTGCAGGAGAGAATGCTCTTTCAAGATATGACCGTGATGGTTACAATCAAATCCTTCTAAATGCTAGACCTAACGGTGTCAGCAAAGAGGGCCAACCAAATCTAAGGATGTATGGGGTGACATACCTCCGTTTATCAGATGATCTATTGCAGAAAACAAATTTCAATATATTCAAGACATTTGTGAAGAAGATGCATGCTGATCAG GATTACTGTCCAGATCCAGAAAAGTACAGTCACCATATAGGTCCACTGGAGCGATCAAAACCAAAGATTTCGATTGAAGATCTGCTAGAAGCAACTGAACCAATGGAGCCATTCCCATGGGACAAAGAAACAGATATGAGCGTGGGTGGTGCAATTGCTAATTTGATAGACAAGATCTTTTCCATATTTAAGTGA
- the LOC132181422 gene encoding putative pentatricopeptide repeat-containing protein At3g11460, mitochondrial yields MNGTFTHKLLKQSLHTTTTHFPFPQNGFTLTSQQCGTMLQSFTNTKSFSKGQQLHAQMTTCGALRENTYLNTKLAAFYASCGRMAEAQLIFDEIELKNSFLWNFMIRGYACSGCSWKSIALYREMFGFGWKTDKFTYPFVLKACGDLLLVEIGRKVHGEVVVSGLESDIYVGNSLLAMYSKFGDMGMARMLFDRMLERDLTSWNTMISSYVKNENPKEALAIFYMMGKAGLSVDGTTLLGLLSACAGLMALKPGKALHCYVVRNRAEFSNKFLRNALIGMYSSCNSIAYAWRLFDEGKLKDTVSWNSMISGYEQSGDAFESLRLFCKMFTEGAGPDEVTIVTVLGACGSITALQFGTSIHSCLVKKGFCANTIVGTSLIDMYSKCGTLTCSRRVFDEMPEKNLVSWSAMVAGYGVHGKGKEAIAIFHAMIAKNILPDEGVLTTILSACSHAGLINEGRQIFHRMTTEYNVKPTSAHYSCLVDLLGRAGRLDEAYDLIKSMKAIPTSDIWAALLSACRLHQNVNLAEILEQKVFEMNLKGVGSYICLSNIYAAEKRWDDVERVRAMVRRKGLKKPPGCSFVEVDKMVHRFLVGDRSHQQTEYIYSKLEDINQRLKEAGYKPDTSSVFYDVGEEVKEKMLWDHSERLAIAFALINTSPGTTIRITKNLRVCGDCHTVTKLISKLMCREIIMRDIHRFHHFKDGFCSCSDY; encoded by the exons ATGAATGGCACTTTCACTCACAAACTCCTCAAGCAATCTCTTCACACCACCACCACTCACTTCCCGTTCCCACAAAATGGTTTCACTCTCACCTCCCAACAATGTGGAACCATGTTACAGTCATTCACCAACACCAAATCCTTCTCGAAAGGCCAGCAACTCCACGCCCAAATGACCACTTGTGGCGCTCTCCGAGAGAACACTTACCTGAACACCAAGCTCGCTGCATTTTACGCGAGTTGTGGCCGTATGGCCGAGGCCCAGTTGATTTTTGATGAGATTGAGTTGAAAAATTCGTTCTTGTGGAATTTCATGATCAGGGGCTATGCTTGTAGTGGGTGTTCTTGGAAGTCCATTGCATTGTACCGCGAAATGTTTGGTTTTGGGTGGAAAACGGACAAGTTCACGTACCCGTTTGTTCTTAAGGCCTGTGGTGACTTGTTGCTTGTGGAAATTGGGAGGAAGGTTCATGGTGAGGTAGTGGTAAGTGGGTTGGAGTCAGATATTTATGTGGGTAATTCTCTGCTTGCGATGTACTCGAAGTTCGGGGATATGGGGATGGCGAGGATGCTGTTTGATAGAATGCTTGAGAGAGATTTGACTTCTTGGAACACAATGATATCGAGCTATGTGAAAAATGAGAACCCAAAAGAGGCTTTAGCGATTTTTTATATGATGGGAAAAGCTGGATTGAGTGTGGATGGCACTACTTTGCTTGGTCTCCTCTCTGCTTGTGCTGGTCTGATGGCCTTGAAGCCAGGGAAAGCCTTACATTGTTATGTTGTTCGAAATAGAGCTGaattttctaataaatttttgagaaatgctcTTATTGGAATGTATTCTAGTTGTAACTCTATAGCTTATGCATGGCGACTGTTTGATGAGGGGAAGTTGAAAGATACAGTTTCATGGAATTCTATGATTTCGGGTTATGAACAGAGCGGAGATGCTTTTGAGAGCTTAAGGCTTTTCTGTAAAATGTTTACAGAAGGGGCTGGTCCTGATGAAGTGACTATTGTAACTGTTCTTGGAGCTTGTGGTTCGATCACTGCCTTACAATTTGGCACCTCTATACATTCATGTCTAGTTAAGAAAGGATTTTGTGCCAATACTATAGTGGGAACTTCCCTCATAGACATGTATTCTAAATGTGGAACCTTGACTTGTTCACGTCGTGTATTTGATGAGATGCCCGAAAAGAATCTGGTTTCTTGGAGTGCTATGGTTGCAGGATATGGGGTTCATGGGAAGGGAAAAGAGGCTATCGCCATTTTTCATGCTATGATAGCAAAAAATATTCTTCCCGATGAGGGTGTTCTTACTACGATTTTGTCAGCATGTAGTCATGCAGGATTAATCAATGAGGGCAGACAAATATTCCATAGAATGACCACAGAGTATAATGTCAAGCCTACGTCTGCTCACTATTCATGTTTAGTGGATCTTCTTGGTAGAGCAGGGCGCTTAGATGAAGCATACGACCTTATCAAAAGTATGAAAGCTATTCCTACTAGTGATATATGGGCTGCACTACTTTCTGCTTGCAGGCTGCACCAAAATGTCAATCTAGCAGAAATTCTGGAACAGAAAGTTTTTGAAATGAACCTTAAAGGAGTGGGTTCCTACATTTGCCTTTCCAATATTTATGCTGCAGAAAAACGGTGGGATGATGTGGAAAGGGTAAGAGCCATGGTGAGAAGGAAGGGGCTGAAAAAACCACCAGGCTGCAGTTTTGTCGAGGTAGACAAGATGGTTCATCGGTTCCTAGTTGGAGATAGGTCACATCAGCAGACAGAGTATATATATTCCAAGTTAGAGGACATAAATCAGCGACTGAAGGAGGCTGGATACAAGCCTGATACAAGTTCTGTGTTTTATGATGTTGGCGAAGAAGTGAAGGAGAAGATGCTTTGGGATCACAGTGAAAGACTAGCCATTGCTTTTGCTCTTATTAATACAAGTCCAGGGACCACAATCAGGATCACTAAGAATCTTCGTGTATGTGGAGATTGCCACACCGTGACAAAACTAATATCTAAGCTCATGTGTCGAGAGATTATCATGCGAGATATCCATAGGTTTCACCACTTTAAAGATGGTTTCTGTTCTTGCAGTGATTATTG A
- the LOC132181642 gene encoding agamous-like MADS-box protein AGL104 gives MVRKKLLMKKIDNPSSRQVTYSKRRDGIVKKATELSVLCGTDVGLLMFSPTGRLTCFASNGRIEDIFLRFLDRPNELRGGPIENAEVNFLSVSVLSLSLSLMGKFTWVCCDLYVQNLSGSLKNLKYEGEIMEKIEKFDSFSLFVDTCTHTNTQLSSVNVFLSDDNNSCCSTLEEKLHELNQLQEETQEKIRSYNPDVEKITSVHEALLHQEFLTDAIQRIEQLKGKVLGKHTEPQKPESIEIPALDIKDADLMTEDSVDSDGRRNPLLDDHHLQETLLPLGPHLSIDYLKAQSHWSLQRGGTSQG, from the exons ATGGTTCGCAAGAAGCTCCTGATGAAGAAAATTGATAATCCCAGCTCACGTCAAGTAACATATTCTAAGCGTAGAGATGGGATTGTTAAGAAGGCCACTGAATTGTCAGTCCTATGTGGTACAGATGTTGGTCTTTTGATGTTTTCTCCTACTGGTCGTTTGACTTGCTTTGCAAGCAATGGAAG GATCGAGGATATCTTTCTTCGTTTTCTGGACCGGCCTAATGAATTACGAGGAGG ACCAATTGAGAATGCCGAGGTAAATTTTCTTTCTGTCTCtgttctctctctgtctctgtctctcatGGGAAAATTTACTTGGGTGTGCTGTGATTTGTATGTGCAGAATCTATCTGGAAGCCTCAAGAATTTGAAGTATGAAGGGGAAATCATGGAAAAGATAGAGAAGTTTgactctttctctctttttgtcgACACATGTACACACACGAACACCCAACTTTCATCTGTCAATGTCTTTCTTTCTGATGACAACAATTCATGTtgttct ACTCTTGAGGAAAAACTCCATGAACTTAATCAGCTGCAAGAGGAAACACAGGAAAAAATAAG gtcttacAATCCGGATGTGGAGAAGATAACCTCAGTTCATGAAGCTCTACTTCATCAGGAGTTCCTTACTGATGCTATTCAACGTATAGAGCAGCTGAAA GGAAAGGTGCTTGGTAAACACACTGAGCCACAGAAACCTGAGAGCATTGAG ATACCTGCTCTTGATATAAAGGATGCAGACTTGATGACTGAAGACTCTGTAGATTCTGATGGAAGGAG GAATCCATTGCTGGATGATCATCACCTGCAAGAGACACTTTTACCATTGGGACCACACCTAAGTATTGACTACCTGAAAGCACAAAGCCACTGGAGCCTTCAACGTGGTGGCACATCCCAAGGTTGA